One window of Candidatus Binatota bacterium genomic DNA carries:
- a CDS encoding deoxyguanosinetriphosphate triphosphohydrolase, with protein MASADSRGREYPEEEHRFRLAFQRDRDRIIHSTAFRRLEYKTQVFVNHEGDYYRTRLTHTLETAQITRTVARAMGLNQDLAEAVALAHDLGHTPFGHAGEHAMAELMKEHGGFEHNAQSLRIVEKLEERYPGFPGLNLSYEVREGILKHSTWYDRPRVSSYNPGEQPPIEAQIVDFADEIAYNCHDIDDGLQSGMLALEDLADVDLWAGHYEAVQAAYAGESAQVLRYQAVKRLLDEMVADLLAYLDKQLADNGVKDMTDVRTAGKRLAGFSEDMNSRTADLKQRLMLRLYQHQRVRRMGAKAGRVMRGLFEAYLQEPYQMPPHVVQRGDKMPMARVIADYIAGMTDRFALEEYAKLYDPWESV; from the coding sequence ATGGCCTCAGCCGACAGCCGAGGTCGCGAATACCCCGAAGAAGAGCACCGATTCAGGCTGGCTTTTCAGCGCGACCGCGACCGCATCATTCACTCTACGGCCTTCAGGCGACTGGAGTACAAGACCCAGGTCTTCGTAAACCACGAGGGCGATTATTACCGTACACGCCTGACTCACACACTGGAAACGGCCCAGATAACGCGCACCGTCGCCCGCGCCATGGGACTGAACCAGGATCTCGCAGAGGCCGTCGCGCTGGCTCACGATCTTGGGCACACACCATTCGGGCACGCCGGTGAACACGCCATGGCCGAGCTCATGAAGGAGCACGGCGGCTTTGAGCATAACGCGCAGAGCCTGCGCATAGTCGAGAAGCTCGAAGAGCGTTACCCCGGTTTCCCCGGCCTCAATCTTTCCTACGAGGTCAGGGAGGGCATCCTCAAGCACTCCACCTGGTACGATCGGCCGCGGGTGTCGTCGTACAACCCAGGGGAGCAACCACCGATAGAGGCCCAGATCGTCGATTTTGCCGACGAGATTGCCTACAACTGCCACGACATCGATGATGGACTGCAGTCGGGCATGCTGGCCCTCGAAGACCTGGCCGACGTAGATCTCTGGGCGGGCCACTACGAGGCCGTGCAGGCTGCCTACGCGGGCGAATCGGCCCAGGTGCTGCGTTACCAGGCCGTCAAGCGCCTGTTGGACGAGATGGTCGCCGATCTATTGGCTTACCTGGACAAGCAGCTTGCCGACAACGGCGTAAAGGACATGACTGACGTGCGCACCGCGGGAAAGCGCCTGGCCGGCTTCAGCGAGGACATGAACAGCCGCACGGCGGATCTCAAGCAACGCCTCATGCTTCGGCTCTACCAGCACCAGCGCGTGCGTCGCATGGGCGCCAAGGCCGGAAGGGTCATGCGGGGCCTTTTCGAGGCCTACTTGCAGGAGCCTTACCAGATGCCGCCACACGTGGTGCAGCGCGGCGACAAAATGCCCATGGCCAGGGTCATTGCCGACTATATCGCAGGCATGACGGATCGCTTTGCCCTCGAGGAATACGCCAAGCTTTACGACCCCTGGGAGTCCGTCTGA
- a CDS encoding bifunctional nuclease family protein — protein sequence MSADGFVRMSVGGLALDPVTKTPIVILRDEGGALNLPIWIGQLEATSMATELEGVKMTRPMTHDLLCVAIEKLGASVERIEVTEIRDGTFFAVIKLKAAGQQLTLDARPSDAISLALRTGTPIYVADGVIEATEASRSGQEEPVALEGERDLSDVSPDQWVDILENLDPDDFKYKM from the coding sequence ATGAGTGCCGACGGTTTTGTTCGTATGTCTGTTGGTGGCCTGGCCCTGGACCCGGTCACCAAGACCCCCATCGTCATCCTTCGAGATGAGGGGGGCGCTCTGAACCTGCCGATCTGGATAGGCCAGCTGGAGGCGACCTCGATGGCGACCGAGCTCGAGGGCGTCAAGATGACCCGGCCCATGACCCACGATCTCCTCTGCGTCGCCATCGAGAAGCTGGGCGCCAGCGTCGAACGCATAGAAGTCACCGAGATCAGGGACGGAACCTTTTTTGCCGTCATCAAGCTCAAGGCTGCGGGGCAGCAGTTGACCCTCGACGCGCGTCCCAGTGATGCCATATCGCTGGCACTGCGCACGGGCACTCCCATTTACGTGGCTGACGGGGTGATAGAAGCCACCGAGGCTTCGCGATCGGGCCAGGAAGAGCCGGTAGCGCTCGAAGGCGAAAGGGACCTCTCGGACGTTTCACCAGACCAATGGGTCGATATACTCGAAAACCTCGACCCGGATGACTTCAAGTACAAGATGTAA
- a CDS encoding MerR family transcriptional regulator → MATTRNRKSFYSIGEVAAMLELKPHVLRYWEDEFDEVKPGRGEKSKQRRYEPRDIETLAQIKSLLREKGLTVAGARNYLSDQGHSSPWNGHIIRAGRAQMKKLATEMRKRKD, encoded by the coding sequence ATGGCCACCACGCGCAACCGTAAGAGTTTCTACAGCATAGGTGAGGTCGCGGCTATGCTTGAACTCAAACCCCACGTCCTGCGTTACTGGGAGGATGAATTCGACGAGGTCAAACCGGGCAGGGGGGAGAAATCCAAGCAGCGGCGTTACGAGCCGCGCGATATCGAGACGCTGGCGCAGATCAAGTCGCTGCTAAGGGAAAAAGGGTTAACCGTGGCCGGTGCTCGCAACTACTTGTCCGACCAGGGGCACAGTTCGCCATGGAATGGCCACATTATACGCGCGGGGCGAGCCCAGATGAAAAAGCTCGCCACCGAGATGCGGAAGCGCAAGGACTGA
- a CDS encoding tetratricopeptide repeat protein: MAADASFNRKDLKAPDKFFTAFGKALEYAQNNHTRVAAVVGGVALVFVAGAAFSSWRTSLEESDAAAFVRATDAIRSESFATAAIVLDQLTVDGNRPYGDLASLYAARLAYNEGRFEQAAGHYASFASAARTPYLRQIALVGQAAAAEAAGDNSQADKALEMAARIDAPYREPALRARLRVADAGEDSSVALEAIESLLEHFPGLSDADELSRRQQSLAN; the protein is encoded by the coding sequence ATGGCCGCGGACGCATCTTTTAATCGTAAGGACCTCAAGGCTCCGGACAAGTTCTTTACCGCCTTCGGCAAGGCCCTGGAGTACGCGCAGAATAACCACACCCGGGTAGCAGCCGTAGTGGGTGGCGTGGCCCTGGTCTTCGTAGCCGGCGCCGCCTTCAGTTCCTGGCGTACCAGCCTTGAAGAAAGCGACGCGGCTGCCTTTGTACGGGCCACCGACGCTATTCGTTCCGAAAGCTTTGCCACCGCGGCCATCGTCCTCGACCAGCTGACGGTCGACGGCAATCGACCCTACGGTGACCTCGCGAGCCTTTACGCGGCGCGCCTGGCTTACAACGAGGGCCGCTTTGAGCAGGCGGCAGGACACTACGCGTCGTTTGCCAGCGCAGCGCGCACGCCTTACCTCCGGCAGATAGCCCTGGTGGGCCAAGCGGCCGCGGCAGAGGCCGCCGGTGACAACAGCCAGGCCGATAAAGCCCTCGAAATGGCCGCGCGCATAGACGCCCCGTACCGTGAGCCGGCCCTGCGTGCCAGGCTGCGCGTTGCCGACGCTGGAGAGGACAGCAGCGTGGCCCTCGAGGCCATAGAATCGTTGCTGGAGCACTTTCCGGGGCTGTCAGACGCCGACGAGCTCTCCAGGCGCCAGCAGTCGCTCGCCAACTAA